Within the Phosphitispora fastidiosa genome, the region CGTCAAAGAGAGCTTCCTTGTCCTCCTGCATGTCTTTATTATATGCCAGAGGCAGTGACTTCATCACTGTCAGCAGCGCCATCAGGTCGCCATATACGCGCCCGGTTTTACCCCGAATGAGTTCTGCCACATCAGGGTTCTTTTTCTGGGGCATAATACTGCTCCCGGTAGAATAAGCATCATCCAGCTCCACAAACCTGAATTCGGCAGATGACCACAAGATGATTTCCTCACAGAAACGGCTTAAGTGCATCATGATAATGGAAGCTGCGGCACAAAACTCAATGGCAAAATCCCGGTCACTGACACCATCTAGACTGTTTTCGGTGATCCCGGCAAAGCCAAGTTCTGCAGCAACACTGTTCCGGTCAAGATCAAAGGTAGTCCCGGCGAGGGCGCCGGATCCCAGGGGCAAGACATCAGTCCTCTCCAGGCAGTCCAACAGCCTGCCCATATCCCGGGCAAACATCCGGAAATATGCCATCAGGTGATGCCCGAAAGTAATAGGCTGTGCCCGCTGCAGATGGGTATAACCGGGCATAATCGTCCCGGTGTGACCTTCCGCCAGCTTCAGGAGGGTTTCCTCAAGCCCTGCCAGCAGGCCCGCCGTGGCGCAAATTTCCTCTTTCAGGTACATTTTGATATCAAGGGCTACCTGGTCATTCCGGCTCCTGGCAGTATGAAGCTTACGACCGACATCACCGATACGATCTGTAAGCAGTTTTTCGATATTCATATGGATATCCTCTGCCCCTACATCAAATTGGACCCTGCCGTCTTCTATATCTGCAAGAATCGCCGTCAGTCCGGAGATAATGGCATCAGCCTCTGCGGGCGAAATAATCCCCTGTCTGCCAAGCATCCCGGCATGGGCAATACTGCCCCTGATATCCTGCCTGTATAGCCTTTGGTCAAAAGATATTGATGAATGAAAATCTTCAACTACCTTGTCGGTGCCCTTGGTAAATCGTCCACCCCAAAGTTTCATGGTGTTCCTCCTGTAACATAAAAAGTGCTCAACCTTTCAGCCATAGGCTGATAATGAGAACCATCAGGATGGCCTCTAATACAATCATAATCATCCCCATGCTGCGGGTCTTCTTAACCTGGGTCAGGAATTCGACTTCCAGCCACTTCTTAAATTCGGGATCCTTCTGAGCCGCTTTCCATTGACTACTCTTCACCCTTCTGCTGACAATCTTTTCAGGTTTGTAGTAATAAAATCCGCCCAGAAAAATACCCACCCCACTAAGGACAAGCAAACTGATAAAAACCGGAGTACTTAACATCATCCACAACTTCCTTTTAATAATTTGTTCCGGCGGCCCGGAAAGATTAGTCCCTCAAGCCGGCCTTTTTCTCCATGATGGCCCTGACCGTCAATGGCAGTCCAAAAAGGTTGATAAACCCTTCGGCATCCTTCTGGTTATATACCTCATCACGGCCGAAGGTGGAAAATTCCTCATTATAAAGGGAATACCGCGACTTCGCTCCTGCCGGGGTACAGCTGCCTTTATAGAGTTTCATCCTCACTGTCCCGGTAACACTCTTCTGAGTAGTATCCACAAACGCATCCAGGGCCTCCCTTAAAGGATGATACCACTGCCCGTAATACACCAACTCGGCATATCGTTGGGAAACCAGGTCTTTATAATGCAGAGTATCCCGGTCAATGCAAAGCAGTTCCAGTTCGCGGTGGGCGGCATACAGGACCGTCCCCCCCGGTGTTTCGTAAACCCCTCTGGATTTCATGCCTACCAGCCGGTTTTCCACCATATCAACAATACCGACACCGTTGGCCCCGGCGGTTTTGTTCAACTCCTCTATCATCCTGACCCCATCCATAGCTTCTCCGTTCAGCCTGACCGGAATCCCCTGCTCAAAGTCCAGTTCGACATAGGCAGGCTTATCAGGCGCTTTATCAGGTGGAGTTGTCATCAATAACATATCGTATTTGGGCTCATTCCACGGGTCCTCCAGGTCTTCACCCTCATGGCTCAGATGCCACAGGTTGCGGTCCATGCTGTAGGCATGCCCTTTTTTAACCGGAATGGGGATACCCCTCTCCTCTGCATAAGCAATAGCATCCTCCCGGGAGCGAATGTCCCATTCACGCCATGGGGCAACAATCTTCAGGTCAGGCGCCAGGGCTTTCACTGCCAGTTCAAACCTCACCTGGTCATTTCCTTTTCCGGTGGCCCCGTGAGCAATGGCTTCCGCCCCCTCCTGCCGGGCAATCTCCACCAGCCTTCTCCCAATAAGAGGCCTGGCAAAAGATGTCCCCAACAGGTATTTACCTTCATATACAGCCCCGGCCTTTAGGGTCGGCCAGATGAATTCCTCAACAAAGTCTTTCTTGACATCCTCAATGTATATCTTGCTGGCCCCGGTATTAATGGCCTTTTCCTGTAGGGGGGCAAGTTCTTCACCCTGACCTACATCGGCAGCCATGGCGATTACTTCATACCCGTAGTTCTCTTTCAGCCACGGAATGATTATGGAGGTATCCAACCCTCCGGAATAAGCAAGCACAACTTTTTTGGGCATAGTGTCAAACTCCTCTCTTATATCATTGTC harbors:
- the argH gene encoding argininosuccinate lyase: MKLWGGRFTKGTDKVVEDFHSSISFDQRLYRQDIRGSIAHAGMLGRQGIISPAEADAIISGLTAILADIEDGRVQFDVGAEDIHMNIEKLLTDRIGDVGRKLHTARSRNDQVALDIKMYLKEEICATAGLLAGLEETLLKLAEGHTGTIMPGYTHLQRAQPITFGHHLMAYFRMFARDMGRLLDCLERTDVLPLGSGALAGTTFDLDRNSVAAELGFAGITENSLDGVSDRDFAIEFCAAASIIMMHLSRFCEEIILWSSAEFRFVELDDAYSTGSSIMPQKKNPDVAELIRGKTGRVYGDLMALLTVMKSLPLAYNKDMQEDKEALFDAIDTVKGCLMVFTPMVDTMTLNETVMAQAARGGFTNATEVADYLAKSGVPFRKAHEIVGKLVLDCINRGKSLEDLTLEEYREVSPVIEADIFDAINIEKCVAARRVPGGPAPEAVQASIDKGKQWLQEIKKRFTS
- a CDS encoding argininosuccinate synthase — translated: MPKKVVLAYSGGLDTSIIIPWLKENYGYEVIAMAADVGQGEELAPLQEKAINTGASKIYIEDVKKDFVEEFIWPTLKAGAVYEGKYLLGTSFARPLIGRRLVEIARQEGAEAIAHGATGKGNDQVRFELAVKALAPDLKIVAPWREWDIRSREDAIAYAEERGIPIPVKKGHAYSMDRNLWHLSHEGEDLEDPWNEPKYDMLLMTTPPDKAPDKPAYVELDFEQGIPVRLNGEAMDGVRMIEELNKTAGANGVGIVDMVENRLVGMKSRGVYETPGGTVLYAAHRELELLCIDRDTLHYKDLVSQRYAELVYYGQWYHPLREALDAFVDTTQKSVTGTVRMKLYKGSCTPAGAKSRYSLYNEEFSTFGRDEVYNQKDAEGFINLFGLPLTVRAIMEKKAGLRD